A DNA window from Haliovirga abyssi contains the following coding sequences:
- a CDS encoding winged helix-turn-helix domain-containing protein, whose protein sequence is MKYSFEKTGAAAGKVWNYLNENGATGIKAMVDNSELKKDEVLLALGWLFREEKIGSEKKGRTIVFFLK, encoded by the coding sequence ATGAAATATTCTTTTGAAAAAACAGGAGCAGCAGCAGGAAAAGTTTGGAACTATCTAAACGAAAATGGTGCTACAGGAATAAAAGCTATGGTAGATAACAGTGAATTGAAAAAAGATGAAGTTTTATTGGCATTAGGTTGGCTTTTTAGAGAAGAAAAAATAGGAAGTGAAAAAAAAGGAAGAACAATAGTTTTTTTCTTGAAATAA
- the alaS gene encoding alanine--tRNA ligase: MFTGNEIRKKFLDFFEQKMHKKYESASLVPDDPTMLLTIAGMVPFKPFFMGKQVPTYKRATSCQKCIRTNDLENVGRTARHQTFFEMLGNFSFGDYFKEEAIVWAWEFITEELKLSKDKLWISVYKDDEESIKIWNEKAGVSLDRIVKMDEDNFWSAGPTGSCGPSSEIYVDLGEDKGCDSPTCGVGCDCDRYIEIWNLVFTEYNRLEDGTLEPLPKKNIDTGMGLERITSVIQNVSSNFDTDLLKPLVEEVAKATGVKYNEKENIDFSLRVIADHIRAVTFLIGDGVLPSNDGRGYVLRRILRRAARHGRLLGYKKSFLYELSDKVIDMMGEFYPEIVKNSDHIKKVISIEEEKFEATLDQGIILTNNEIKKLKLEKKDKMNSEIVFKLYDTYGFPFELTEEICQENNIKIVYDEFKEKMEEQKNRARNSREVIKEKIEDSFIEEFYKENGKTEFLGYENLKLEGKVLHKKDIDTETYEVIFDKTPFYAESGGQIADSGIIKNRTFKGKVLNVQKRKDIFIHIVKIIEGNLKIGDNLTLNVDKEKREAVTKNHTATHLLQAALQEVIGKHVHQAGSYVNRERLRFDFSHYESIKKEEIEEIERIVNREILKNHKVDISLKNIDEAKKMGAMALFGDKYGDVVRVVKISDFSIELCGGTHVNSTGEIGLFKIVTETGIAAGTRRIEAITGLNSLEYLTKLEDRTEDLAEILKVDKDKLEEKANKLLDENRELKKNISELNSKLASIEADKFLENPEMINGINVIIKAFKGQNPQNLRKMADKAKDKLKSCVVVFGTNNGKAIFLVSVTKDLIEKGIKAGDIVREVAKIAEGNGGGRPDFAQAGGKAGNKVQEALNFAKKLLEEKL, from the coding sequence ATGTTTACAGGAAATGAAATACGGAAAAAATTTTTAGACTTTTTCGAGCAAAAAATGCACAAAAAATACGAGAGTGCTTCCTTGGTTCCAGATGATCCAACAATGCTATTAACAATAGCAGGAATGGTACCATTTAAGCCATTTTTTATGGGAAAACAAGTTCCTACATATAAAAGGGCTACCTCTTGTCAGAAATGTATTAGAACGAATGATTTAGAAAATGTAGGGAGGACAGCAAGACATCAAACATTTTTTGAGATGCTTGGGAATTTTTCTTTTGGAGACTATTTTAAAGAAGAAGCTATTGTTTGGGCTTGGGAATTTATAACAGAAGAACTAAAATTATCAAAAGATAAACTTTGGATTTCGGTTTATAAAGATGATGAAGAAAGTATAAAAATTTGGAATGAAAAAGCAGGGGTATCTTTAGACAGAATAGTAAAAATGGATGAAGATAATTTTTGGTCAGCAGGTCCAACAGGTTCATGTGGCCCGAGTAGTGAAATATATGTTGATCTAGGAGAAGATAAAGGTTGTGATTCTCCAACTTGTGGTGTTGGATGTGATTGTGATAGGTATATTGAAATATGGAATTTAGTATTTACTGAGTATAATAGATTAGAGGATGGGACGTTAGAGCCATTACCTAAAAAAAATATTGATACTGGAATGGGATTAGAAAGAATAACATCTGTAATTCAAAATGTTAGTTCAAATTTTGATACAGATTTGTTAAAACCGTTAGTAGAAGAGGTCGCAAAAGCAACAGGTGTAAAATATAACGAAAAAGAAAATATAGATTTCTCTCTAAGAGTTATAGCTGACCATATTCGTGCAGTAACATTTTTAATAGGAGATGGGGTACTTCCTTCTAATGATGGTAGAGGTTATGTTTTAAGAAGAATTTTAAGAAGAGCAGCTAGGCATGGAAGATTATTAGGATATAAAAAATCATTTTTATATGAGTTATCTGATAAAGTCATTGATATGATGGGAGAGTTTTATCCTGAAATAGTAAAAAATAGCGATCATATAAAAAAAGTGATCTCAATAGAAGAAGAGAAATTTGAAGCTACATTAGATCAAGGGATAATTTTAACAAATAATGAGATAAAAAAGTTAAAATTAGAAAAAAAAGATAAGATGAATTCAGAAATTGTGTTTAAATTATATGATACTTATGGATTTCCATTTGAATTAACAGAAGAAATTTGTCAAGAAAATAATATTAAAATTGTATATGATGAATTTAAAGAAAAAATGGAAGAGCAAAAAAATAGAGCTAGAAATTCAAGAGAAGTTATAAAAGAAAAAATTGAGGATAGCTTTATAGAAGAATTTTATAAAGAAAATGGAAAGACAGAATTTTTAGGATATGAAAATTTAAAATTAGAAGGAAAAGTTTTACATAAGAAAGATATTGATACTGAAACATATGAGGTTATATTTGATAAAACTCCTTTTTATGCTGAGTCTGGAGGACAAATTGCAGATTCTGGAATTATAAAAAACAGGACATTTAAGGGAAAGGTGTTAAATGTTCAAAAAAGAAAAGATATATTTATCCATATAGTTAAAATTATAGAAGGAAATTTAAAAATAGGAGATAATTTAACTCTTAATGTGGATAAAGAAAAAAGAGAAGCAGTAACAAAAAATCATACAGCTACACATTTATTGCAAGCAGCATTGCAAGAAGTGATAGGCAAGCACGTTCATCAAGCAGGTTCATATGTAAATAGAGAAAGACTTAGATTTGATTTTTCACATTATGAATCTATAAAAAAAGAGGAAATAGAAGAGATAGAAAGAATTGTGAATAGAGAAATTTTAAAAAATCATAAAGTTGATATTTCTCTAAAAAATATTGATGAAGCAAAAAAAATGGGAGCTATGGCACTTTTTGGAGATAAATATGGAGATGTTGTAAGAGTTGTAAAAATTTCTGATTTTTCTATTGAATTATGTGGGGGAACACATGTTAATTCCACAGGGGAAATAGGATTATTTAAAATAGTTACAGAAACAGGTATTGCAGCAGGAACAAGAAGAATAGAAGCCATTACAGGATTAAATTCATTAGAATATTTAACAAAATTAGAAGATAGAACAGAGGATTTAGCAGAGATATTAAAAGTAGATAAAGATAAGCTTGAAGAAAAGGCTAATAAATTATTGGATGAAAACAGAGAGCTTAAGAAAAATATTTCTGAATTAAATTCAAAATTGGCATCTATTGAAGCTGATAAATTTTTAGAAAATCCTGAAATGATAAATGGAATAAATGTAATAATAAAAGCATTTAAAGGTCAGAATCCACAAAATTTAAGGAAAATGGCAGATAAAGCAAAAGATAAATTAAAAAGTTGCGTAGTTGTATTTGGTACTAATAATGGAAAAGCAATATTTTTAGTAAGTGTAACAAAAGATTTAATTGAAAAAGGGATTAAAGCAGGAGATATAGTTAGGGAAGTTGCAAAAATTGCTGAAGGAAATGGCGGAGGAAGACCAGATTTTGCTCAAGCAGGTGGTAAAGCAGGAAATAAAGTGCAAGAAGCTTTAAATTTTGCAAAAAAATTATTGGAAGAAAAACTATGA
- the ruvX gene encoding Holliday junction resolvase RuvX — protein sequence MRVLALDVGDVRIGVAISDPLGMIASPLEVIDRRKVKAIKRIVELAKEKKVEKIVSGLPLSLNGTEKRQAEKVREFIEKLGKSLHDIPIETVDERYSTVSADNMLKVTTKKNAKEKRKVVDKVAATIILQTYLDMEKRRR from the coding sequence ATGAGAGTTTTAGCTCTCGATGTTGGAGATGTTCGTATTGGGGTAGCAATATCAGATCCGTTAGGAATGATAGCTTCTCCGTTAGAAGTAATAGATAGAAGAAAAGTAAAAGCCATAAAACGAATAGTTGAATTGGCAAAAGAAAAAAAAGTAGAAAAAATTGTATCAGGGTTACCATTAAGCTTAAATGGTACGGAAAAAAGGCAAGCTGAAAAAGTTAGAGAATTTATCGAAAAATTGGGTAAATCATTACATGATATTCCAATAGAAACAGTAGATGAAAGATATAGCACAGTTTCAGCAGATAACATGCTAAAAGTTACAACGAAAAAAAATGCAAAAGAGAAACGCAAAGTTGTAGATAAAGTAGCTGCAACGATAATCTTACAAACATACTTAGATATGGAAAAACGAAGGAGGTAG
- the secD gene encoding protein translocase subunit SecD, whose protein sequence is MKKSLLVNLALIAVVLGLAVWFAFLKPVRLGLDLKGGVYVVLEAQDTKEAKVDNQAMDRLVEVLDRRVNGLGVSEPVIQRSGDRRVIVELPGVKDTEEAIKVIGKTALLEFRLLKSDGSLGDVLLTGKELKKADVSFDRLGRPQIGFELTTKGAKIFADITKKNIGKQLAITLDGAQQTAPTIQSEIPGGKGVITGSYTVDEAKKMATLLNAGALPVKVKMLETRTVGATLGEESIQASYKAGIVALILIAIFMVVWYRLPGLIADLALLIFGIIAFGTLNFIDSTLTLPGIAGFILSVGMAVDANVIIFERLKEELRLGNSILAALDAGFKKAFMAIFDSNITTLIITAILFALGTGPVKGFAVTLTIGILASMFTAIVVTRVLLKGFIYLFKIENPILFGVRR, encoded by the coding sequence ATGAAAAAGAGTTTATTAGTTAATTTAGCTTTGATTGCAGTAGTATTAGGACTTGCTGTTTGGTTTGCATTTCTAAAACCTGTAAGATTGGGACTAGATTTAAAAGGTGGAGTGTATGTAGTATTAGAAGCACAAGATACAAAGGAAGCAAAAGTTGATAATCAAGCAATGGACAGATTGGTAGAAGTGTTGGATAGAAGGGTAAATGGATTAGGAGTATCAGAACCAGTAATACAAAGAAGTGGAGACAGAAGAGTAATAGTTGAATTACCAGGAGTAAAAGATACAGAAGAAGCAATAAAAGTTATAGGAAAAACAGCATTATTAGAGTTTAGATTATTAAAAAGTGATGGTTCATTAGGAGATGTTTTATTAACAGGAAAAGAATTGAAAAAGGCAGATGTTAGTTTTGATAGATTAGGAAGACCTCAAATAGGATTTGAGCTTACTACAAAAGGGGCTAAAATCTTTGCAGATATAACTAAGAAAAACATTGGTAAACAATTAGCAATAACTTTGGATGGAGCACAACAAACAGCACCTACAATTCAATCAGAAATTCCAGGAGGAAAAGGTGTTATTACTGGAAGTTATACAGTAGACGAAGCTAAAAAAATGGCTACATTATTAAATGCTGGAGCTTTACCAGTAAAAGTAAAAATGTTAGAGACAAGAACAGTAGGAGCAACACTTGGAGAAGAATCAATACAAGCAAGTTATAAAGCTGGAATAGTAGCTTTGATATTAATTGCAATATTTATGGTAGTATGGTATAGATTGCCAGGACTTATAGCTGATTTAGCATTGTTAATTTTTGGAATAATAGCTTTTGGAACATTAAATTTTATTGATTCTACATTGACTTTACCAGGAATAGCAGGGTTTATTTTATCAGTTGGAATGGCAGTTGATGCAAATGTAATAATATTTGAAAGATTAAAAGAGGAATTAAGATTGGGGAATAGTATTTTAGCAGCTTTAGATGCAGGATTCAAAAAAGCGTTTATGGCAATATTTGATTCAAACATTACTACTCTTATTATTACAGCTATATTGTTTGCGTTAGGTACAGGTCCAGTAAAAGGATTTGCAGTTACGTTGACAATAGGTATATTGGCAAGTATGTTTACAGCAATAGTTGTAACAAGGGTTTTATTAAAAGGATTTATATATTTATTTAAAATTGAAAATCCAATATTATTTGGGGTTAGGAGGTAG
- a CDS encoding HD-GYP domain-containing protein: MKEKEIINNFEKVFNVKIEIDSGRNIKVTPKRDKEKIIKLLAPFLELNKKYKEVVEENTKNYEKIYNLSELLSLGGRNISELELIDTIINLGMMILEVDNLVIKYKNKFYSNKNNKIIENIIGNIIESNSKDEYIHKNIERKSIVVYNARDELILGIEFEKALDSNTVEKKLKGIRILSEVIKTIYNIRNYKSNIENIYISILKKVSSILEYRNYIYGNFYDIDKLLLLLEFMAKKLEMNFTEIETLKLSAILKDVGTILITENILHKRTSLTNEEKKIIEKHTYYSYNILKNIPYFEEHALIIKNHHERYDGNGYPKGINGKEIPISANLLNLVSTFLALVSSRVYRKAYSNIEAKEIIKNESGKRFYPELVEIFIENYDEIIEILS, from the coding sequence ATGAAAGAAAAGGAGATAATAAATAATTTTGAAAAAGTATTTAATGTTAAAATAGAAATTGATAGTGGACGTAATATAAAAGTAACTCCGAAAAGAGATAAAGAAAAAATTATAAAATTATTAGCACCATTTTTAGAACTTAATAAAAAATATAAAGAAGTTGTAGAAGAAAATACAAAGAATTATGAAAAAATATATAATTTATCAGAATTATTAAGTTTAGGTGGGAGAAATATATCAGAATTAGAGTTAATAGATACAATTATAAATTTAGGAATGATGATTTTAGAAGTAGATAATCTTGTTATAAAATATAAAAATAAATTTTATTCTAATAAAAATAATAAAATAATAGAAAACATAATAGGAAATATAATAGAAAGCAACTCAAAAGATGAATATATTCATAAAAATATTGAAAGAAAATCAATTGTAGTGTATAATGCAAGAGATGAGTTAATTCTAGGAATAGAATTTGAAAAAGCATTAGATAGTAACACTGTAGAAAAAAAACTTAAAGGTATAAGAATTTTATCTGAAGTTATAAAAACAATTTATAATATAAGAAATTATAAATCAAATATAGAAAATATATATATAAGTATTTTGAAAAAAGTATCTTCTATATTAGAGTATAGAAATTATATTTATGGGAATTTTTATGATATAGATAAGTTGTTACTTTTATTAGAATTTATGGCAAAAAAATTAGAAATGAATTTTACAGAAATAGAAACATTAAAATTATCAGCTATTTTAAAAGATGTAGGAACAATACTTATAACTGAAAATATATTACATAAAAGAACTAGCTTAACAAACGAGGAAAAAAAAATAATAGAAAAACATACTTATTACAGTTATAATATTTTAAAAAATATACCATATTTTGAAGAGCATGCTTTAATAATTAAAAACCATCATGAAAGATATGATGGAAATGGATATCCAAAAGGGATAAATGGAAAAGAAATTCCAATTTCGGCTAATTTATTGAATTTAGTGAGCACATTTTTAGCATTAGTAAGTTCAAGAGTTTATAGAAAGGCTTATAGTAATATAGAAGCTAAAGAAATAATAAAAAATGAAAGTGGAAAAAGATTTTATCCAGAATTAGTAGAAATTTTTATTGAAAATTATGATGAAATAATAGAAATATTATCTTAG
- the alr gene encoding alanine racemase, which translates to MRVWSDINLNNLIINLNLIKKLTSNNKKILGVIKANAYGHGAVEIARELSANGVSNFGVACIEEAEELVKNRIRGKILILGCTPLEEWDKAVSLGIQLTLSSYEEINYIEKKGLFPDIHVKIDTGMGRIGFSYEEAEKAIQYIKNKNIANIKGIFTHLSVADEDLEYTQKQVEIFKKIVDENKDIEYFHISNSAGILNVINEGNMVRPGIILYGIPVVKNRFSKEFKPVMSFKSKIIFLKEVKQDMPISYGKTYIAKKGEIIATVSAGYADGINRKLSNTGEVYLKGKRCKIIGRVCMDQMMIKIPKTLIGKVKVGDELEIFGENINIDEIAKISGTISYEILTNINNRVPRIYWKNGKIIRVNSLLGKEEI; encoded by the coding sequence ATGAGAGTATGGTCAGATATTAATCTAAATAACTTAATAATAAATTTAAATTTAATAAAAAAATTGACTTCTAATAATAAAAAAATACTTGGAGTTATAAAAGCAAATGCTTATGGACATGGTGCAGTTGAAATTGCAAGAGAATTATCTGCAAATGGAGTGTCTAATTTTGGAGTGGCTTGCATAGAAGAAGCGGAAGAATTAGTTAAGAATAGAATAAGAGGTAAAATTTTGATATTGGGATGTACACCTCTTGAAGAATGGGATAAAGCTGTATCTTTAGGGATACAGCTTACTCTGTCTTCTTATGAAGAAATAAATTATATAGAAAAAAAAGGGCTATTTCCAGATATTCATGTAAAAATAGATACAGGTATGGGAAGGATCGGATTTTCATATGAAGAAGCAGAAAAAGCTATACAATATATAAAAAATAAAAATATAGCAAATATAAAAGGAATATTTACACATTTATCAGTTGCAGATGAGGATTTAGAATATACTCAAAAACAAGTTGAAATATTTAAAAAAATAGTAGATGAAAATAAAGATATTGAATATTTTCACATATCAAATAGCGCAGGAATATTAAATGTTATTAATGAAGGGAATATGGTTAGACCAGGAATAATTTTGTATGGAATTCCTGTGGTTAAAAATAGATTTAGTAAAGAATTTAAACCAGTAATGTCTTTTAAAAGTAAGATTATATTTTTAAAAGAAGTAAAGCAAGATATGCCTATAAGCTATGGGAAAACTTATATAGCTAAAAAAGGTGAAATAATAGCAACAGTTTCTGCAGGATATGCAGATGGAATAAATAGGAAATTATCAAATACAGGAGAAGTTTATTTAAAAGGAAAAAGATGTAAAATAATTGGAAGAGTCTGCATGGATCAAATGATGATAAAAATCCCAAAAACTCTAATAGGAAAAGTAAAGGTTGGAGATGAATTAGAAATATTTGGTGAAAATATAAATATAGATGAAATAGCAAAAATCTCAGGAACAATATCATATGAAATTTTAACAAATATTAATAATCGAGTTCCAAGAATATATTGGAAAAATGGGAAAATTATTAGAGTTAATTCTCTTTTAGGAAAGGAAGAAATATAA
- the lptB gene encoding LPS export ABC transporter ATP-binding protein: MNSIAVQELCKSYKKRLVVNKVSLEVNKGEIVGLLGPNGAGKTTTFYMIVGIIKPESGKVMYNEMDIIKYPMYKRARLGIGYLAQEPSIFRNMTVGENILTILEMNKISKKERIEKKDMLLEEFKISHIENSLGYSLSGGERRRVEIARTIANEPNFILLDEPFAGVDPIAVEDIQEIILYLKKKGLGILITDHNVKETLRITERAYIMSEGKVLISGNSNEIAENEVARKIYLGKNFSL, translated from the coding sequence ATGAATAGTATTGCAGTACAAGAATTATGCAAAAGTTATAAAAAAAGATTAGTTGTAAATAAGGTGAGTTTAGAAGTTAATAAAGGAGAAATAGTAGGATTACTTGGACCAAATGGAGCAGGAAAAACTACAACTTTTTATATGATAGTTGGAATAATAAAGCCAGAAAGTGGAAAAGTAATGTATAATGAAATGGATATAATTAAATATCCAATGTATAAACGTGCTAGATTAGGAATAGGTTATTTAGCACAAGAACCTTCAATTTTTAGGAATATGACAGTTGGAGAAAATATTTTAACAATATTAGAGATGAACAAAATTTCGAAAAAAGAGAGAATAGAAAAAAAAGATATGTTATTAGAGGAGTTTAAAATATCACATATAGAAAATAGTTTAGGATATTCTCTGTCTGGTGGAGAAAGAAGAAGAGTTGAAATAGCTAGAACAATAGCAAATGAACCAAATTTTATATTGTTAGATGAACCTTTTGCAGGAGTAGATCCTATTGCTGTAGAGGATATACAAGAGATAATATTATATTTGAAAAAGAAGGGTCTTGGAATTTTGATTACTGATCACAATGTAAAGGAAACGTTAAGAATTACAGAAAGGGCATATATTATGTCGGAAGGAAAGGTTTTAATTAGCGGGAATAGTAATGAAATAGCAGAAAATGAAGTTGCAAGAAAAATTTATTTAGGTAAAAATTTTAGTTTGTAA
- a CDS encoding CheB methylesterase domain-containing protein, giving the protein MRKYNMIIIGISTGGPNALRKLVPALSCKIKLPIFIIQHMPKGFTKILADGLNELSELEIKEGENEVIKAGTVYVLPGGQDSKLVKVGNVLKLYPENKRIGFYNPSVDYFLESVNKISSINPLIAILTGMGRDGTEGILNLKENKRSFVLTQEEKSCVVYGMPKSIDKLGLSDVSGLTEKEIGNEINKRA; this is encoded by the coding sequence GTGCGAAAATATAATATGATTATAATTGGGATTTCAACAGGTGGTCCAAATGCACTAAGAAAGTTAGTTCCAGCCTTGAGTTGTAAAATAAAATTACCAATATTTATTATTCAGCATATGCCAAAAGGATTTACAAAAATATTAGCTGATGGATTAAATGAACTTTCTGAATTGGAAATAAAAGAGGGAGAAAATGAAGTTATAAAAGCAGGAACAGTTTATGTTTTGCCAGGGGGGCAAGACAGCAAATTAGTAAAAGTTGGGAATGTGTTGAAATTATATCCTGAAAATAAAAGAATTGGATTTTATAATCCATCTGTAGATTATTTTTTAGAAAGTGTTAATAAAATAAGCAGTATAAATCCATTAATTGCAATATTAACTGGAATGGGCAGAGATGGAACTGAAGGAATTTTAAATTTAAAAGAAAATAAAAGAAGTTTTGTATTAACTCAAGAGGAGAAATCATGCGTGGTTTATGGAATGCCTAAAAGCATAGATAAATTAGGCCTTTCAGATGTTTCAGGATTGACAGAAAAAGAGATTGGTAATGAAATAAATAAAAGGGCGTGA
- the secF gene encoding protein translocase subunit SecF, protein MNLKIIKNTKIWFTISITLVVAGLLLFMVKGLNYGIDFTGGTLFQLKFEKSVKLSDLNKDLKDMSAKYKELESKKIQISEGNVVLIRTNAFEEAQKDNFLNDFKAKEGKFEILKVDKVGATIGKELKWKAINALLIGSLLIVLYITIRFEFRFAVGAIVALLHDLIIAVGAIALLGYEINTPFIAAILTILGYSINDTIVVFDRIRENIKKKSKKNIGDLIDDSINQVFTRSINTSVTTLLAILAVLIFGGASLRTFITALLIGILSGTYSSIFVASPIVNLLEKKEAK, encoded by the coding sequence ATGAATTTAAAAATAATAAAAAATACAAAAATATGGTTTACAATATCAATAACTTTAGTAGTGGCTGGATTATTACTATTTATGGTGAAAGGTCTTAATTATGGTATAGATTTTACTGGTGGAACATTATTTCAATTGAAATTTGAAAAAAGTGTGAAATTAAGTGATCTTAATAAAGATTTAAAAGATATGAGTGCAAAATATAAAGAATTAGAATCTAAAAAAATACAAATTTCAGAAGGAAATGTTGTATTAATAAGAACAAACGCTTTTGAAGAAGCTCAAAAAGATAATTTTTTAAATGATTTTAAGGCAAAAGAGGGTAAATTTGAAATTTTAAAAGTAGATAAAGTTGGTGCTACAATTGGAAAAGAATTAAAATGGAAAGCTATAAATGCTTTATTAATAGGTTCTTTGTTAATAGTACTTTATATTACAATTAGATTTGAATTTAGATTCGCAGTAGGTGCAATAGTAGCCTTGTTGCATGATTTAATAATAGCAGTAGGAGCTATAGCTTTACTTGGTTATGAGATTAATACACCATTTATAGCGGCGATATTAACAATTTTAGGATATTCTATAAATGATACAATAGTTGTATTTGATAGAATTAGAGAAAACATAAAGAAAAAATCCAAAAAAAATATAGGAGATTTAATTGATGATAGTATAAATCAAGTGTTTACAAGATCAATAAATACATCAGTTACAACTTTATTAGCTATACTAGCAGTATTAATATTTGGAGGAGCATCGCTTAGAACATTTATAACAGCTTTATTAATAGGAATACTTTCAGGGACTTATTCTTCAATATTTGTTGCAAGCCCAATAGTTAATCTTCTTGAAAAGAAGGAAGCAAAATAA